ATTGATCTTCACTTGAGGTATGAGTGCGGTAAGCCTCTGGCTGACCGAGTCAGCTTTGGCCTGGCCAATGGCATTGGCCCCTAATACGTGGCGAGCGCAATTAGCTGCCTCGAAAACTTCCTTGTCGACGATATCGATCGTGCCGACCCCCGCCCGCGCCAGTAGCTCGGCTACAGGGGAACCCAGCGACCCACAACCCAATAGCAAGGCCCGCGAGCTTCGTCGTTTGTGCACAATCGCCAATCCAGTATCTCGAGCCAATGCCCAGTCTGCGTCGACACGCTCTGCCCTGAAGGGAGTGACCCTGGGTGGCATGAGTCGATCAATCATGGACGGCGAAATCAGATAGCCGTAGCAGACTGTGGCTTCGGCGAAGATGACGGTCAGTGATTGCTGCCTGTTCTTGCCATCACGGACTTTGGTGATCCATTTGGTGAACCGCCCCGGCTCATCTGCGAGGTAGTCGACCAAGGCCGAAAGGCCCACGAAGTCGGTGGGCCAGACTACAGGCGTCCAGAGACTACCATCTGGGAGAGGTACGAATAGCGCGCAACCACGCGCTAACGTGCCGAAGTCCCATCTGTGCCGTTGGGCCAGCTGATGAGGGTCTTCACTGCCCTGGGTGACCACCAAAGCGGATGTCCCAGCGTTCTGCCCCTTAGGGAAGTAGCCAGCCACTGTGCCTTCAGTCACCTGTGACAGCGGGTGCATCATTACTCGGGTCGTCGCCGGCGGCTGATAACCCAATACTTTGTGGCGTATTGAGCAAAAACGCAGCCAGTAAGACAGACGCTCTGCTTGAAATTCGCTTTCAAGCCAAGCCTGATTCTGCGTGTTAACCCAGAACTGCGCTAGCCTGTCGAGGACATCTTCAACCACTTGAATCGGTGATGCGAAGTCCCCGGGAGCAGGTTCAACGCCGTGACAGAACTTCCCATCCTCCTCAATATGTGGCCACACCAAGCAGAGTGATGGATCGACATGAATCAAGGGAGGAGTAACCGGGAAGTCCGATAGGATCGACAGTTGCACCGATTGTTTCCCCACTGCTGGATGATCCAGTTCGATCACCCAAGCGTCCATTTTGACGCGCTGGGGTTTAGTTGAGCGCTTGGCAAACACGGCGCCGTTTCCATCCAGCCACTGCCTGACAATCGCGGCAGCGGCTTCAAAGGGCGTCACCGCTACAGTCCCGTCAGGCAAGGGTATCCCTCGATCCAGTTTTCCGCGGCTGCACTGGCTGGCCAGAGCTGGATGTCGGGGACGACGCCTTTAGGCCGGCCAGAATCGCAGGGGCAGTGACCGCGGGAGCTGCTGCCGCTTGGCTGCCTTTCCATGCACGAACCCCAGTCTCACCGAAGATCGCCCTTACCCGCTCTTCTGCAGCTTTGCTTTGCCCAACGGAGAACAGCGCTTCAAGGTCTTGGGTCAGACGCTCATGCCACTCGTTGAAACTCTTGTTGCGAGCCCCTCCGTCGGTATTCCACCGATCCGCGAAGTTCTCTTTCACGAAGCCGGGCATAGCCGGGTTGTTAACTCGTATCCCATGGCTGCGATCAATGAAGTCAGGCATCCGGGCAATGATTTCCATCACCACCTCAATCGAGGAATGCAGGCCATAAGGGTGGTTTTGCAGGAGATCGTCGTAAGCCTGGCCCGCCAGTGTCACCAAGATGATCGAGATTGGACTGGTTTCGCGGATGTGATCCGGCTGACGCTTGAAATGGTAATCGCGGTGCAGCTTCATCAGTTGAACAAGCCGGCGCAAAATGTCATCAAGTGCCACTGGCGCGTTGGGTATCGGATCCACCTGGGTACGCATGTTGATCGCTTCATCCATTGCGATCATCTGGAACGGGAAGCGCTTCGCCGCGATTGCACAGAACCAG
The sequence above is drawn from the Pseudomonas putida genome and encodes:
- a CDS encoding nucleotidyltransferase; translated protein: MAVQSQRRSKVLPGLREKSEARQWESFIVSMLKKLELPEAKRQAAERSYKRFGLHIAHKLGMSTDDVHVVVQGSMRTQTTIAGDGRENFDLDVVVKLSGSRFTNLTQSEGFFQLFGAALEGIDGAGEPEPKNRCWRLPYPGEPFYFDVTPAIPLSAHITGTDLRVRDKTSVWSPSNPEDFANWFCAIAAKRFPFQMIAMDEAINMRTQVDPIPNAPVALDDILRRLVQLMKLHRDYHFKRQPDHIRETSPISIILVTLAGQAYDDLLQNHPYGLHSSIEVVMEIIARMPDFIDRSHGIRVNNPAMPGFVKENFADRWNTDGGARNKSFNEWHERLTQDLEALFSVGQSKAAEERVRAIFGETGVRAWKGSQAAAAPAVTAPAILAGLKASSPTSSSGQPVQPRKTGSRDTLA
- a CDS encoding ThiF family adenylyltransferase, translated to MTPFEAAAAIVRQWLDGNGAVFAKRSTKPQRVKMDAWVIELDHPAVGKQSVQLSILSDFPVTPPLIHVDPSLCLVWPHIEEDGKFCHGVEPAPGDFASPIQVVEDVLDRLAQFWVNTQNQAWLESEFQAERLSYWLRFCSIRHKVLGYQPPATTRVMMHPLSQVTEGTVAGYFPKGQNAGTSALVVTQGSEDPHQLAQRHRWDFGTLARGCALFVPLPDGSLWTPVVWPTDFVGLSALVDYLADEPGRFTKWITKVRDGKNRQQSLTVIFAEATVCYGYLISPSMIDRLMPPRVTPFRAERVDADWALARDTGLAIVHKRRSSRALLLGCGSLGSPVAELLARAGVGTIDIVDKEVFEAANCARHVLGANAIGQAKADSVSQRLTALIPQVKINPFHETVTQWLAEHCETDAYDLVIDCTGESTTRTVLSLLRETLLGECATVYAWMEPFCAAAHVVHVSAKDTWPADDPVERVNVASWGANGVIKLPACSTSFSTYGAADAWQAAGFVTERALSILDAPDSPSQIWSWVRASSFFERTGAATRLSDLVPHSDDPFHAVQIIRDFPETLSHA